The Pedobacter roseus genome contains a region encoding:
- a CDS encoding UbiD family decarboxylase: MAYKSLAECVSDLEKHGHLIRIKEEVDPYLEMAAIHLRVYEKQGPALLFEKVKGSPFPAVSNLFGTLERSKFIFRDTLPKVQQLVSLRNDPIKALKNPFKYAGSAMSALSALPLKTPSAKSKFLKTSISQLPQIVNWPMDGGPFVTMPQVYTEDVDKPGVLNANLGMYRIQLVGNDYIQDKEIGLHYQIHRGIGVHQSKANALGKPLKVSIFVGGPPSHPLAAVMPLPEGLSEMTFAGALGDRRFRYFYDDEGFCISADADFIITGTVYPNENKPEGPFGDHLGYYSLTHPFPLMKVHNVYHKKDAIWSFTVVGRPPQEDTSFGALIHEITGSAIPQEIHGLKEVHAVDAAGVHPLLFAIGSERYTPYLKERRPQEILTIANHILGKNQLSLAKYLFIAAKEDDQQLSTHHIEDFIKHILERIDLTRDIHFYTNTTIDTLDYSGDGLNSGSKVVIAAAGTQKRELWSHVPEGLKLSEAFYQPKIAMPGVLVLAANKYLNPEKTAAEIAMLNIALIDQDLSGLPLIILADDAEFTAATTDNFVWVAFTRSNPAADIYGINDFTINKHWGCKGSMIIDARKKPHHAPELIKDGVVEAKIDEMGKEGGALFGVV, encoded by the coding sequence ATGGCGTACAAAAGTTTAGCAGAATGTGTATCGGACCTGGAAAAGCATGGTCATTTAATCAGAATCAAAGAAGAAGTAGATCCCTATTTAGAAATGGCCGCCATCCATTTAAGGGTATATGAAAAGCAAGGACCGGCGCTGTTATTCGAAAAAGTTAAAGGAAGCCCTTTTCCAGCAGTTTCTAATCTGTTCGGAACTTTAGAACGTTCTAAATTCATTTTCAGGGATACCTTGCCAAAGGTTCAGCAACTGGTATCATTAAGAAATGACCCCATTAAAGCATTAAAAAACCCTTTTAAATATGCTGGTTCTGCCATGTCGGCATTATCTGCTTTGCCGCTTAAAACACCTTCTGCAAAAAGTAAATTTTTAAAAACAAGCATCAGTCAGTTGCCGCAAATTGTAAACTGGCCAATGGATGGTGGCCCTTTTGTTACCATGCCTCAGGTTTATACCGAAGATGTAGATAAACCTGGTGTATTAAATGCCAATCTGGGTATGTACCGTATTCAATTGGTGGGGAATGATTATATCCAGGATAAAGAAATCGGTTTGCATTATCAGATTCATAGGGGAATAGGGGTGCATCAATCAAAAGCAAATGCTTTAGGCAAACCGTTAAAAGTGAGTATTTTTGTTGGTGGCCCACCGTCGCACCCTTTAGCTGCAGTAATGCCATTACCGGAAGGTTTGTCGGAAATGACTTTTGCGGGTGCTCTTGGCGACAGGCGCTTCCGTTATTTTTACGATGATGAAGGTTTCTGTATTTCTGCAGATGCAGATTTTATCATCACCGGCACCGTTTATCCAAACGAAAATAAACCAGAAGGTCCTTTTGGCGATCATTTGGGCTATTATAGCTTAACACATCCATTTCCTTTAATGAAAGTACACAACGTGTACCATAAAAAAGATGCGATATGGTCGTTTACGGTGGTTGGTCGCCCGCCGCAGGAAGATACCAGTTTTGGCGCCTTAATTCACGAAATTACCGGTTCGGCCATTCCACAGGAAATACATGGTTTAAAAGAAGTTCACGCAGTAGATGCTGCCGGTGTTCATCCCTTGCTTTTTGCTATCGGTAGCGAACGTTATACACCATATTTAAAGGAAAGAAGACCACAGGAGATTTTGACCATTGCCAACCACATTCTGGGTAAAAACCAGTTGAGTTTAGCCAAGTACCTTTTTATAGCGGCGAAAGAAGATGACCAACAACTGAGTACGCATCATATTGAAGATTTTATCAAACATATATTAGAGCGGATTGATTTAACAAGAGACATCCATTTTTATACCAATACCACCATCGATACGCTGGATTACAGTGGAGACGGATTAAACAGCGGTTCGAAAGTTGTAATTGCTGCCGCAGGTACTCAGAAAAGGGAATTGTGGAGTCATGTTCCCGAGGGACTGAAACTGAGTGAGGCATTTTATCAGCCCAAAATTGCCATGCCAGGCGTTTTGGTTTTAGCAGCTAATAAATACTTAAATCCAGAAAAGACAGCTGCAGAAATTGCAATGCTGAACATAGCCTTGATTGATCAGGATTTATCTGGTCTGCCTTTGATTATATTGGCCGATGATGCTGAATTTACCGCTGCAACGACTGATAACTTTGTTTGGGTAGCTTTTACACGAAGCAATCCGGCAGCTGATATTTATGGTATTAACGATTTTACGATCAATAAACATTGGGGCTGTAAGGGCTCTATGATTATCGATGCACGAAAAAAGCCTCACCACGCACCCGAATTGATTAAGGATGGAGTGGTAGAGGCTAAGATTGATGAAATGGGTAAAGAAGGTGGAGCGTTGTTCGGAGTGGTTTGA
- a CDS encoding sensor histidine kinase: MQKDHYNEVFLAVLLTTVIFLFLSIAIVFLMLYFQKKKFQYAKERGELEKQYGEQLLQSRLEMQEQTFETISDEIHDNVGQLLSLAKLQLSILEQNEISDKSLITEIKGNVGNALTDLRDIAKSLSTSRIQELSLLQAVEQELQRIGRAGIIVCKVAVTGNEQQIAEQKKIIIFRIVQESLQNILKHAQATTINVEFDFSEQLNIIIEDNGVGFSAGEKVKIETGLGLQNIVKRATLINGEATINSIINNGTKITLTIPYV, translated from the coding sequence ATGCAAAAAGACCATTATAATGAAGTATTCTTAGCGGTTTTACTCACTACAGTTATTTTTCTGTTCCTATCAATAGCAATCGTTTTCCTGATGCTCTATTTTCAGAAAAAGAAATTTCAGTACGCAAAAGAAAGAGGAGAACTGGAAAAACAGTATGGCGAGCAATTGCTGCAATCGAGACTCGAAATGCAGGAGCAAACATTTGAAACGATAAGTGATGAAATACATGATAACGTTGGACAATTACTAAGTTTGGCTAAACTGCAATTGAGTATTTTGGAGCAAAATGAAATCAGCGATAAATCATTGATCACTGAAATTAAAGGAAATGTTGGTAATGCCCTTACCGATTTACGTGATATTGCAAAAAGTTTAAGTACTAGCCGCATTCAGGAGCTAAGTTTGTTGCAGGCGGTAGAACAGGAATTACAACGCATAGGTAGGGCAGGAATTATTGTTTGCAAGGTCGCGGTAACTGGTAACGAACAGCAGATTGCAGAACAAAAGAAAATAATCATCTTCCGGATTGTGCAGGAAAGTTTACAAAACATATTAAAACATGCGCAGGCCACCACAATCAATGTTGAATTTGATTTTTCAGAGCAGCTAAACATCATCATCGAAGATAATGGTGTTGGTTTTAGTGCAGGCGAAAAAGTGAAAATTGAGACCGGATTGGGGCTTCAGAATATTGTAAAACGCGCTACATTGATTAATGGAGAAGCTACAATCAACAGCATTATTAATAATGGAACTAAAATTACCTTAACTATTCCTTATGTCTGA
- a CDS encoding response regulator produces the protein MSDQIKNIALVDDHILFRKGLAALISYFPSYNILFEAGNGKDFIRQLKIYDVPDIVLLDINMPEMDGYSTASWLRTNHPEVNILALSTMDAETAIIKMITNGAKGYVLKDAEPEELKRAFDEVISKGYFYNDLVTRKVMQSLSSLATNSKISDFVKLTEREMEFLKYTCTEKTYNEIAAEMFVSPRTIDGYRNSLCEKLQLKSRTGLALYAVKHGIVKI, from the coding sequence ATGTCTGACCAGATTAAAAATATAGCCTTAGTTGATGATCATATCTTATTTAGAAAGGGATTAGCCGCCTTGATCAGCTATTTCCCATCCTACAATATTTTATTTGAGGCTGGCAATGGAAAAGATTTTATCAGGCAGTTAAAAATATACGATGTACCTGATATTGTATTGCTCGATATCAACATGCCCGAGATGGATGGGTATAGTACGGCTTCGTGGCTACGCACAAATCATCCGGAAGTAAACATACTTGCTTTAAGTACCATGGATGCAGAAACTGCCATTATTAAAATGATTACCAATGGTGCCAAAGGTTATGTGTTAAAAGATGCTGAGCCTGAAGAACTTAAACGTGCATTTGACGAGGTGATTAGTAAAGGATATTTTTATAATGACCTGGTAACGAGGAAAGTCATGCAGTCGTTAAGTTCGTTAGCTACAAATTCGAAAATATCAGACTTTGTAAAACTTACCGAAAGGGAAATGGAGTTTCTGAAATATACCTGCACCGAAAAAACATACAATGAAATTGCTGCAGAAATGTTTGTAAGCCCACGTACCATTGACGGTTATAGAAATTCTTTGTGCGAAAAATTACAGTTAAAAAGCCGTACAGGATTGGCATTGTATGCAGTAAAACATGGAATAGTTAAAATTTAA
- a CDS encoding OmpP1/FadL family transporter has product MKKIILASLVATVAAMGTTYAQSYAPDAFRFSQTNYGSSARFKGMGGAQIGVGGDIGSINANPAGLGLFTKSEFSITPEFNSVSNGSTYLGNNTSANKSQLNLNNIGVVFYSPAAKMKGADTDKGLVSSVFGLSYTRNNDFLNNISYNGTNTNTSIRDSYAEQANNFGTSNSIAGDAYNSYLINKNTPTFPNQFSAEPYNNANFKQNWDEARLGSTSEFNVAGALNFGNKVYIGATASFVNVKYTSDATFTESGILNSYDDDATLPNVPKYNGNENYNLTHFRNQETKGGGFNLKLGAIFRPVSELRIGLNFQTPTWMNIEDNTSETLQATTAGNANTAPTKSNNPTQYYSFTYNLRTPLKASAGISYVIAGTALISADVDYVDYSSMRFSDSNGSDRTTINDNNAFIKASYKEAVNYRVGAEVKVTNELSLRAGYGVNGNGVKGGDNKFYQGQYYTGGLGYRIDNYYFDVAYQNYQTNFSSSPYLLDNYTEPVADVKSNRNNVFLTFGVRF; this is encoded by the coding sequence ATGAAAAAAATCATCTTAGCTTCTCTAGTAGCTACAGTAGCTGCTATGGGAACAACATACGCCCAAAGTTATGCGCCTGATGCCTTCCGTTTCTCGCAAACCAATTATGGTAGCTCGGCAAGGTTTAAAGGAATGGGCGGCGCCCAGATTGGTGTTGGTGGCGATATCGGTTCGATTAATGCCAACCCTGCTGGTTTAGGTTTATTTACCAAATCGGAGTTTAGCATCACACCTGAATTTAATTCGGTATCCAATGGTAGTACTTATTTAGGAAACAATACCTCAGCAAATAAAAGTCAGTTAAACCTGAACAATATTGGTGTGGTATTTTATAGTCCAGCTGCCAAAATGAAAGGTGCTGATACAGATAAGGGATTAGTAAGTAGCGTTTTTGGTTTAAGTTATACCCGCAATAATGATTTTTTAAATAACATCAGTTATAATGGAACAAATACCAATACGTCTATCAGGGATTCTTATGCCGAGCAGGCCAATAACTTTGGTACAAGTAACAGTATTGCCGGAGATGCTTATAACAGTTACTTGATTAATAAAAACACACCTACTTTTCCAAATCAATTTTCTGCAGAACCCTACAACAATGCTAATTTTAAGCAAAACTGGGATGAAGCACGTTTAGGCTCTACCTCCGAATTTAACGTGGCTGGCGCGCTAAATTTTGGCAACAAGGTATATATTGGTGCAACAGCGAGTTTTGTAAATGTTAAATATACGAGCGATGCTACATTTACCGAATCTGGTATCCTTAATTCGTATGATGACGATGCAACGTTACCCAATGTACCTAAATACAACGGAAACGAAAATTACAACCTTACTCATTTCAGAAATCAGGAAACTAAAGGTGGTGGTTTCAATTTGAAATTAGGTGCTATTTTCAGACCAGTAAGCGAGTTAAGGATTGGTTTAAACTTCCAGACTCCAACCTGGATGAACATTGAAGATAATACCAGCGAAACATTACAGGCAACTACTGCGGGAAATGCGAATACTGCTCCAACTAAATCAAATAACCCTACTCAATATTATTCATTTACTTATAATTTACGTACCCCTTTAAAAGCTTCGGCTGGTATCAGTTACGTAATTGCAGGTACTGCATTAATATCTGCTGATGTGGATTATGTAGATTATTCTTCAATGCGTTTTTCTGATTCTAACGGATCTGACCGTACAACCATTAATGATAATAATGCTTTTATTAAAGCATCTTATAAAGAAGCGGTTAACTACAGGGTTGGTGCGGAAGTAAAAGTTACGAATGAATTGAGTTTACGTGCGGGTTACGGTGTAAACGGAAACGGTGTTAAAGGTGGTGATAATAAATTTTATCAGGGTCAGTATTACACTGGTGGACTTGGCTATCGCATCGACAACTATTATTTCGACGTAGCTTATCAAAACTACCAAACCAATTTCAGTTCAAGTCCATATTTATTGGATAATTATACAGAACCGGTTGCCGATGTAAAAAGCAATAGAAACAACGTATTTTTAACTTTCGGAGTAAGATTTTAA
- the proS gene encoding proline--tRNA ligase, with protein sequence MSKEITSREADYSQWYNDIVIKADLAEHSAVRGCMVIKPNGYAIWEKMQAVLDKMFKDTGHQNAYFPLFIPKSFFSKEASHVEGFATECAVVTHYRLKNDGNGNIVVDETAKLEEELIVRPTSETIIWNTYKGWIQSYRDLPILINQWANVVRWEMRTRLFLRTAEFLWQEGHTAHATAEEAIEETERMLHIYADFAENWLAVPVVRGRKSPNERFAGALDTYCIEALMQDGKALQAGTSHFLGQNFAKAFDVKFTGKDGKLDHVWASSWGVSTRLMGALIMAHSDDSGLIIPPKLAPIQVVIVPIYKGDEDLARISSYVNELTMRLKGLGVSVKYDDRDTQRPGFKFADYELKGVPIRIAIGGRDLENKTVEVARRDTKLKQTVPQEGLDIYIVKLLEDIQQSMFNKALAYRDEHITEANSYEEFKELLDTKAGFIAAHWDGTPETEQKIKEETKATIRCIPLDNKLEDGVCIYSGKPSIQRVLFARAY encoded by the coding sequence ATGAGCAAAGAAATTACAAGTAGAGAAGCCGATTATTCCCAATGGTATAATGATATCGTGATTAAAGCAGATTTAGCAGAACATTCAGCGGTACGTGGTTGTATGGTTATAAAGCCCAACGGCTATGCTATTTGGGAAAAAATGCAGGCTGTTTTAGATAAAATGTTTAAGGATACAGGCCATCAAAATGCCTATTTTCCTTTATTCATCCCAAAGTCATTTTTCTCTAAGGAAGCTTCTCACGTTGAGGGCTTTGCGACAGAATGTGCCGTTGTAACACATTATCGTTTAAAAAATGACGGTAACGGGAATATTGTAGTTGATGAAACTGCCAAACTGGAAGAGGAATTGATCGTTCGCCCAACTTCTGAAACCATTATCTGGAATACTTATAAAGGATGGATCCAATCATACCGTGATTTGCCAATATTGATCAATCAATGGGCCAATGTGGTGAGATGGGAGATGCGTACCAGGTTATTTTTGCGTACTGCAGAATTCTTATGGCAAGAAGGTCATACTGCCCATGCTACTGCTGAGGAGGCCATTGAGGAAACAGAACGCATGTTGCACATTTATGCCGATTTTGCAGAAAACTGGTTGGCAGTACCTGTAGTAAGAGGGCGTAAATCACCTAACGAGAGATTTGCCGGTGCTTTGGATACTTATTGTATTGAAGCATTGATGCAGGATGGTAAGGCTTTGCAGGCGGGTACTTCGCACTTTTTAGGTCAGAATTTTGCAAAAGCTTTTGACGTTAAATTTACAGGTAAAGATGGTAAGTTAGATCACGTATGGGCAAGCTCATGGGGTGTTTCTACACGTTTAATGGGTGCTTTAATTATGGCACATAGTGATGATTCCGGATTGATTATACCACCAAAACTTGCTCCAATACAAGTGGTAATTGTTCCGATTTATAAAGGTGATGAAGATCTGGCCAGAATTTCTTCTTATGTAAACGAATTAACCATGCGCTTAAAAGGTTTAGGTGTTTCGGTGAAATACGATGACAGGGATACGCAACGTCCTGGATTCAAATTTGCCGATTACGAGTTAAAAGGTGTGCCGATCCGTATTGCAATAGGTGGCCGCGATCTGGAGAATAAAACTGTAGAAGTTGCCCGTAGGGATACTAAATTAAAGCAGACCGTACCTCAGGAAGGATTGGATATTTACATCGTAAAATTATTGGAAGATATTCAGCAAAGCATGTTCAACAAAGCATTGGCTTACCGCGATGAACACATTACGGAAGCAAATTCTTACGAGGAGTTTAAGGAGCTGTTGGATACAAAAGCTGGTTTTATTGCTGCACACTGGGACGGAACACCAGAAACGGAGCAAAAAATTAAAGAGGAAACAAAAGCAACAATCCGTTGTATTCCTTTAGATAATAAACTGGAAGATGGTGTTTGTATTTATTCAGGCAAACCATCTATTCAGAGAGTATTGTTCGCAAGAGCTTATTAG